In a genomic window of Candidatus Thiothrix sulfatifontis:
- the smpB gene encoding SsrA-binding protein SmpB — protein sequence MAKATTKKKSAPGSKSIAVNRQARHDYYIEQTFEAGLVLQGWEVKSLRAGRIQLKESYVILEKGEVFLFGAHISALLSASTHIIPDSLRTRKLLLHDTEIIKLNNAVDRKGYTVVPLAMYWKNNRVKVEIGLAKGKQQHDKRDTEKERDWSREKERIMKRH from the coding sequence ATGGCAAAAGCGACGACCAAGAAGAAAAGTGCCCCCGGCAGCAAAAGCATTGCCGTGAACAGGCAGGCACGCCACGACTATTACATCGAGCAAACCTTCGAGGCGGGTTTGGTGCTGCAAGGCTGGGAAGTGAAAAGCCTGCGGGCAGGGCGTATCCAGCTTAAAGAAAGTTACGTGATTCTCGAAAAAGGCGAAGTATTTTTATTTGGCGCACACATTAGCGCCTTATTATCCGCCTCTACTCATATTATTCCCGACTCATTGCGCACCCGCAAACTGTTGCTGCACGATACCGAAATCATCAAGCTCAATAATGCAGTCGACCGCAAAGGTTACACCGTTGTACCCTTGGCAATGTATTGGAAAAATAACCGTGTCAAAGTCGAAATCGGCTTGGCAAAAGGCAAACAACAACACGACAAGCGTGACACTGAAAAAGAACGCGATTGGAGCCGTGAAAAAGAGCGCATTATGAAGCGGCATTGA